The genome window TATCTTGCTTACCTCGCTGAAGGGTATGGTGTATCATGCGAGTGGCTACTGCTTGGAACCGGTCCCATGTTTACACAAACGTGTTCCAAAAGCGAAGAATCTCAGAACCTTTGAAACGCTGTCCGTGAACTTTTTGCATAGACTTTATATATCCTGCGTTCACATAGGAGCGCAGGGTGTTGCGATGTATACCCAACAGTTTGCAGGTTTCCGATATGGTATATCGCGAAGTTGGACTTATGTTTGGCTGAACTGATGTTACCATGTTAAATAGTTTAAATGCGTGCTAGAATAAAGGATTTCTTTATATCTTTGCACTAAGTTATAAATTCAAATGCAAAGATAAATGAAAAAAATGATATATCAAAATATATGTGGATATATTTAAATATAATTAATATTTCCGCATATTGTGTAACTCGAAAAAAAATGGCATGCTTGCAAATAGCTTGCAAATTAAAAATCGGGTCTCTGTAATTAATTGAGGCTAAGATAGTTATATCGAAAAGCTTCACATCTGGAAAGCGTGTAACCGGCAAAACCGGTTCGGGGGTTCGAATCCCCCTCTTTCCGCTTTTATATATATAATAAGGTATATGAAGAAAAATACAGCTATTGCACGTTTTGCAATATTGGTTTTCACATGGATGTGTTCTCTGCCTATGATGGCTCAAGAAGAGAACATGGGATTTCATCAAGCTCTTAAGACAAAGTTTATAGAGGGTAATGCGGGATTTATGTCTCTCGTTGCCATCGCCCTCATCGTGGGTATGGCTTTCTGTATCGAGCGCATTATCTATCTGAGTCTCTCTGAAATCAACGCCAAGAAGTTGATGCAGGATATCGACCAGAAGGTGTCGGCGGGAGATGTGGAAGGGGCTAAGACGCTCTGCCGGAATACACGCGGACCGGTGGCTTCTATCTGCTACCAGGGATTGATGCATATCGGCGAGAGTCTTGATGACATCGAGCGCTCGGTGGGCGGATATGGTACCGTTCAGGAGGCTAACCTGGAGAAGGGATGCTCCTGGATTAAACTCTTTATCGCTATGGCGCCATCGCTCGGATTCCTCGGAACCGTGATCGGTATGGTCATGTCGTTCGACCAGATTCAGCAGGCGGGCGATATCAGTCCTACTATCGTTGCTTCGGGTATGAAAGTGGCGCTCATCACTACCATCTTCGGTATCATCGTAGCCCTCATCCTTCAGGTTTTCTATAACTACATCCTTTCTAAGGTGGAGCACCTGACAAGCCAGATGGAGGAGTCGGCGGTTACTTTAATGGATATTATTGCCAAGAATAAATAAATGAAGAGAGAAATGGTTAAATTTCAATTTTCAAAGCAGAAGACGAAGTCGGCCGAAAAGATATCGCAGCAGGTGTTCTATATCATGATAGGACTGGCGGTGCTGGTTTTCGGTCTGTTCTTTTTGGTAGGCTACGATTTGCCTTTCGAAGAGAACCCCGACTTTAATGCGCCTCTCTTTACCGATGTGCTCATCCTGCTGATGTGGCTCTTCCTGATAGGAGGTGTGGGTCTGGCAGTCTTTTCGATGATCAGAGATTATCGCAGCAGCAAGTCGGAGGCTGTAGTGAATGGCATTCCCGTGCGTCGCATCTTCCGCATCACATGGATCGGAACTTTGGCAGTTTTGCTGCTTACCTTCCTTTTGGGCGGTTCTGCTCCGATGCTCATCAATGGCGAGAATTATGCCGACTGGCTCTGGCTCAAGCTTTCAGATATGTTTGTCATCACATCGCTCCTGATGCTGCTGGCAGGAATCGGTGCCGTCTGTTTCGGTGCCACACGTTATATTCGGAAGAAAAACTAAAGAGAGTGCTTTGGGCTCTCTATTCTATAAATAAGGATTAAATATGCTGATTAGAAGGAAGCAACACGAAACCCCGGGACTGAATACCACATCTACAGCCGACATCTCGTTCATGCTGTTGATATTCTTCCTTGTCACCACATCAATGGATGTGGATAAGGGACTGTTGCGCCAACTCCCTTCACCTGAACCGCAGAAGAAGGAGCAGCAGCAGACGGTGGTAGACAAGGCTAACCTGATGGCGCTGCGCTTGACAGCTGGCGATACGCTTTTGGTTAATGACAAGCCGATGCAGGTGAGCCTGCTCAAGGAAGAAACCATCCGCTTTGTACACCGCCTGGGCAAGAAACATCTCATCTCTATTGAGAGTGAGCGCGATGCCGACTATAATCTCTATTTCCAGATGCAGAATCAGCTGATGGAAGCATATAGCCAGCTACGCAACGAAACAGCCCAGAAGAAATATCACAGGGATTATGCCCTCTTGAACAATGACCAGAAAGAACAGGTGCGCAACATCTGTCCGCAGCGCATCACAGAGTCGTATGCCAACGCAATGACTCAAACCGACCAGCGTGTTGATGCCAATGCTGAAGAAAAGCAAGGGGAAGAAAATTCGACAGAAACAGCTACAGAACAGCAGAAAGGAGGTAAACAATGATGAATTTTCATAAGAAATCGCATGAAGTGCCAGGGTTGAATACATCTTCTCTGCCAGACCTGATTTTCTCCGTACTGTTCTTCTTTATGATTGTTACCCACATGCGCCAGGTTACCTTGAAGGTAGACTGTCGTTTGCCACAAGGCAAGGAACTCACCCGCCTGACCAAGAAATCGGCGGTGAGCCATATCTATATAGGTAAGCCAACCAAAGAGATGCAGGCAAAGTATGGTACCGGTACCCAGATCCAGTTGAATGACAAGTTTGCTTCGGCTCCCGAAGTGATGGATTACATTTCGGCAGAAAAGAAGCGTATGTCGCCGGAAGACCAGAAGCTGATGACCGTATCAATCAAAGCAGATCAGGAAACCAAGATGGGTGTGATAACCGACGTAAAGCAGGCTTTGCGCCAGGCAAAAGCACTAAAAATCAGTTATTCTGCCACAGAAAAAGGAAAATAATATTAATTTATCATGTTTTTCTCTTAAAAAGTTGCTTTTATTAATTTTTTGTATTATCTTTGCAACCAAATTATTAGTATTATGTCAAAACAAATTTTAGATTCATTAGATAGGCAGATTCTGAAGCTGATTTCTCAGGATGCCCGTATTCCATTTTTGGAAGTGGCACGCGCTTGCAATGTGAGCGGTGCTGCCATTCATCAGCGTGTTGCTAAACTTACAAATCTTGGTATCATCAAGGGTTCACAATTCATCATTGACCCAGAAAAGATAGGTTACGAAACTTGTGCTTATATGGGACTCTATCTGAAGGAGCCTGAGAAGTTTGACCAGGTTGTAGAGGAGTTGAAGAAGATTCCTGAGGTTGTAGAGTGTCACTATACTACAGGTGGTTTTGATATGTTTATCAAGATTTATGCGCTGAACAACCACCATCTCCTGGAAATCATCCATGATAAGTTGCAGCCACTGGGATTGTCTCGCAGCGAGACCATCATCTCTTTCAATGCATCTATCAATCGTCAGCTTTCTATGCAGGATCTCAAGAGTTTCAACGATGATGAAGAGGAAACTGATGAGGAGGCTGCAGCAGAGAAATAAGATATAAAAAGAAAAAAAGCAGTAGCTCCCTGCGGGATTACTGCTTTCTATAAAGGGTGAGGAATGTGAACGGTAAGCCGTTTTCATTCCTCATTTCTTTTTCTGTCACTTCCCATTCTGCCGGATTGATTTCCGGAAAGAAGGTATCGGCATGTTCAGGCTCCTTTTCTACGATTGTGAGATAAAGCTTGTCTGCAAAAGGCAAAGCCTGTTCATATATGCTGGCTCCTCCTATGATGAAACATTCATCTGATGCTTCTTTGTTTCCAACCGTTTTTTTGTTTCCAACAGATTCTTTGTTTCCAACCTCTTCTTTCCTTGCTGCCAGCGCTTCTTCCAGAGAGGTGTATACTTCGCACCCTGTTATCTGCTCTTTTGTCTTCGAGATAACAATATTACGGCGGTTGGGCAAGGCTCCGTTAGGCAGCGACTCAAATGTCTTCCTGCCCATGATGATCGTATGTCCAGTTGTGAGCATACGAAATCGGGACATGTCTGATGGGATGGCATAGAGCAACCGGTTCTTGTACCCGATAGCTCTATGCACTTTTGATATACAGGCGATGATGCTGAGCATTTTTTATTTTAATGTTGAATGTTGAGTGTTGAATGTTGAATTATTCATTCTTGCTGTAATCTGTTAACTATAAACTATTAACTATAAACAGCTCTCCCGTCCCATGGCTGCTCTTGATCTTCCACTCCTGCGGATAGAGGTTGTTGGCACGGTTGCCGATGTTCTTTTCCCAGCCTATCGGAACCTGTCTGTAGGTTACCAGTACATAACCCTTAGGCGTATCGGCGGGTAGATTAACAGCCTCCTTGCGAAGGTAGCGGATGGCATCTTCGTAGGATAACTCCACCTGTGGGAAGTGATCTTTGTTGAGCATCGTAGAGAGAGCGAGAGCCTGGTCGGGAATGAGACCCTTTCCCTTGTCTGTTCCCAGTTTCACACCTGCATGCAGCACCTTCAGGTTCTTTTTAGCCTGGTCGTAGATGTCTTTCCATCTGCCCGGAATGGCGTAAACCGTCTCGTTGCTTTCTGCAGGCATCCATTCCGTATCAGCCTTCAGCCAGCCGTCCGGAATCTCCGGTCCCTTTCCTTTAGCCACCTTCTTGTCTTTCTTTTTCTTATCCTTCCTGTTCTCCTTGGCTGAAGAACCTGCTTCCCATTCGCCCTCTTTCTTCAGAATCGCCATAAACAGACCTTCGCCTCGCGAAACACCAGGAATGAACCGGTAAACCGGGAAGTCGCTGCCCGTGAGGTTGCGGGTGATGTTCCATGCATCTTCTACACCCTCCAGTGCCATCACTTCAGCGCCAAGTTCTTCGCATATCCAGTCCACGTTCTCCTCATCTTCGTGCGCATTGAAGGTGCAGGTAGAGTAAATCAGGATACCGCCTGGCTTCAGACAGTTCCAGATATCCGATACGATTTCGCGCTGCAGCTGCCAGCAGTTGTTCACATTCTGGGTACTCCATTCGCCGATAGCCCCTTCATCTTTGCGGAACATTCCTTCGCCGGAGCAGGGAACATCGGTAAGAATCACATCAAACTGCAATTTCGATTTCTTGTAATCGCGGGGATAGTTGTTGGTAACAATCATATCCGGATGACCGAACTTCTGTACGTTTTCGGCAAGAATCTGCGAGCGGGTGCGCATCGGTTCGTTGCTGAAGAGCAGACTTCCTTCCGGCAAGGCAGCTCTTACGGCAGTCGACTTTCCGCCAGGGGCAGCACAGAGATCCAGCATCATCACCGGTTCTTTTACGTACTGTCGGATAGCCATATCAACAAACATGGATGAGGCTTCCTGTACATAATATAAGCCGGCATGCAGCAGCGGATCGAAGGTGAATCCGGGACGCGTAGAGAGATAACGTCCGGTTTCCGGACACCAGGGAACCGGTTCGCCATCAGCATCCTTGCATTTAAAAGGATTGATGCGGATACTGGTTGGTGCCTCCTCTTCGAGGATAGCATGCTCCAGACGCTGATACAGCTTTTCGCCCATCAGTGCCTGCGTATATGTTCTGAAATCTTCAGGTAATGTCTTCATTCTGTCTCTTTTTCTTTAATTTATTTGCAAAAATAAGAAAAATTTCGTTTCTTTGCAACTAAATTGCGAAGAGATGCGTCTAAGAAGCAGAAATTTATGAAATAACAAGGTAAAAACAATAAAAAAATAATGATATGAAGAAAGCAATATTGGCATTAGCGCTCGTTATGAGCATCGGAGCCACCCAAGTGTCTTTGGCGTCTTCTGCTCCAAAACATCGTTATCATCCAACTACCCAACAGGTAGATTCAAAGGCTGCTCCTGCATCTGCCGCACAGTCATCTGCTTCGAAGGATAAAGACGACGAGGCGTTGGAGGCTTATTCTGATACAACCAGTACAGATTCGGCTAACTATGATGATTATGATGAGAATGATAATAGGTCTGTTCATTCTAGATACAGTTTAGACAACTATGATGATCCGTTCGATTTCATCGGTTCGGTATTTGGTGGCGGAGCGCTGGCTGTTATGATCATTTTCTGTATCATCTTCGGTCTGCTGTTTGTCTTTGCTCCGCTGATCATCGTATTTCTGGTTATCAGATATCTGATTCACCGCCACAACGACCGGATGAAACTGGCTGAGATGGCGATGGAGAAGGGCATCAATGTTCCGGAAAGCGACCGGCCGATAGACAAGCAGAGCGATGAGTATCTCGTGAAACGGGGATTGAGAAATGCCTTTCTGGGAGCCGGCTTGTGTGCCATGTTTGCCTGGTGGGATGCTGATTTCCTGGCTGGCATCGGAGCTTTGGTCTTCTTCTATGGCATCGGTCAGACCGTTATCGGCTCGCTTCCTGCCATCAAAGACTGGTGGAAGAACCGTCATGGCGATCAGGGCACGGGATATAATGGAACTCCGGTCTAGCAGCCGACATTCAATATATAATGGCTTCTCAATAGGAGGGGAAGTCACAAGGAAAAGAACAACAATTATTAGTTAATATATATAAGGTGGAAAAGTTATCCGATATCTCTCTCGTCACGAAGGTGGTGATGCTTCATGACAGCAAGTCGTTCGACCTGCTGGTCAGGAAGTATCAGTCACCCATTCGTGGGTTCTTCCTGCGGCAGACGCTGGGGGATGCGCAGCTGAGTGACGACTTGGCTCAGGATACCTTTGTCAAGGCATATACCCATCTGTCCGGTTTCAGGGGTACAGCCTCTTTCTCCACCTGGCTCTACCGCATCGCCTATAATGTATGGTATGATTATACCCGCAGCCATAAGGAGACGCAGGACATCGATACGCCTGCCGTTTCCGGTAAGAATGCACAGGTTGCCAATGCCGGATTGAAGATGGATTTGCTCAAGGCATTACAGATATTGAATGAAAATGAACGTACATGCATCACGCTGCAGCTGATGGATGGACTCTCTATAGATAAGATTGCAGAGGTGACGGGAATGGCGCAAGGCACCATTAAGTCGCATCTCTCTCGAGGAAAACAGAAACTTGCAAGTTACTTAAAACAGAATGGTTATGACCGATAAGATAAATGATAAGAAGTTGGAGAGCATAAAAGGGGAACCATTGAACCCTCAGGATGAAGAACTCTTGCAGATGTTCTTTTCCGATTGCCAGATGTCTGAGATTCCTGATGACGGATTCTCCGACAGGGTGATGCAGGCATTGCCGGCTTTACCCGAAACTGATACTGCGATGTCGCTGGTTAAGCGCCAGCGCCTGGAACATTTATGGACGGCTGCCTGTGTGGCAGCAGGCATCATCATAGCGGTGGTCTGTCAGGGATGGGAGCAGATTCAGGGATGGCTTTTCTCTATGAAGATAGATTTCCTCCTTTCCGGTTCGCGTGCTCTTACGCATGTGGCAGATTCCATCGCCCACTCTCAGAATCTCCTGATGGTGCTGGCTGGCATCGTTGTCCTCATCATGGTTT of Segatella copri contains these proteins:
- a CDS encoding helix-turn-helix domain-containing protein produces the protein MVTSVQPNISPTSRYTISETCKLLGIHRNTLRSYVNAGYIKSMQKVHGQRFKGSEILRFWNTFV
- a CDS encoding MotA/TolQ/ExbB proton channel family protein — translated: MCSLPMMAQEENMGFHQALKTKFIEGNAGFMSLVAIALIVGMAFCIERIIYLSLSEINAKKLMQDIDQKVSAGDVEGAKTLCRNTRGPVASICYQGLMHIGESLDDIERSVGGYGTVQEANLEKGCSWIKLFIAMAPSLGFLGTVIGMVMSFDQIQQAGDISPTIVASGMKVALITTIFGIIVALILQVFYNYILSKVEHLTSQMEESAVTLMDIIAKNK
- a CDS encoding ExbD/TolR family protein, translated to MLIRRKQHETPGLNTTSTADISFMLLIFFLVTTSMDVDKGLLRQLPSPEPQKKEQQQTVVDKANLMALRLTAGDTLLVNDKPMQVSLLKEETIRFVHRLGKKHLISIESERDADYNLYFQMQNQLMEAYSQLRNETAQKKYHRDYALLNNDQKEQVRNICPQRITESYANAMTQTDQRVDANAEEKQGEENSTETATEQQKGGKQ
- a CDS encoding ExbD/TolR family protein, with product MMNFHKKSHEVPGLNTSSLPDLIFSVLFFFMIVTHMRQVTLKVDCRLPQGKELTRLTKKSAVSHIYIGKPTKEMQAKYGTGTQIQLNDKFASAPEVMDYISAEKKRMSPEDQKLMTVSIKADQETKMGVITDVKQALRQAKALKISYSATEKGK
- a CDS encoding Lrp/AsnC family transcriptional regulator, producing the protein MSKQILDSLDRQILKLISQDARIPFLEVARACNVSGAAIHQRVAKLTNLGIIKGSQFIIDPEKIGYETCAYMGLYLKEPEKFDQVVEELKKIPEVVECHYTTGGFDMFIKIYALNNHHLLEIIHDKLQPLGLSRSETIISFNASINRQLSMQDLKSFNDDEEETDEEAAAEK
- a CDS encoding dihydrofolate reductase — encoded protein: MLSIIACISKVHRAIGYKNRLLYAIPSDMSRFRMLTTGHTIIMGRKTFESLPNGALPNRRNIVISKTKEQITGCEVYTSLEEALAARKEEVGNKESVGNKKTVGNKEASDECFIIGGASIYEQALPFADKLYLTIVEKEPEHADTFFPEINPAEWEVTEKEMRNENGLPFTFLTLYRKQ
- a CDS encoding RsmB/NOP family class I SAM-dependent RNA methyltransferase; translated protein: MKTLPEDFRTYTQALMGEKLYQRLEHAILEEEAPTSIRINPFKCKDADGEPVPWCPETGRYLSTRPGFTFDPLLHAGLYYVQEASSMFVDMAIRQYVKEPVMMLDLCAAPGGKSTAVRAALPEGSLLFSNEPMRTRSQILAENVQKFGHPDMIVTNNYPRDYKKSKLQFDVILTDVPCSGEGMFRKDEGAIGEWSTQNVNNCWQLQREIVSDIWNCLKPGGILIYSTCTFNAHEDEENVDWICEELGAEVMALEGVEDAWNITRNLTGSDFPVYRFIPGVSRGEGLFMAILKKEGEWEAGSSAKENRKDKKKKDKKVAKGKGPEIPDGWLKADTEWMPAESNETVYAIPGRWKDIYDQAKKNLKVLHAGVKLGTDKGKGLIPDQALALSTMLNKDHFPQVELSYEDAIRYLRKEAVNLPADTPKGYVLVTYRQVPIGWEKNIGNRANNLYPQEWKIKSSHGTGELFIVNSL
- a CDS encoding DUF6249 domain-containing protein; the encoded protein is MKKAILALALVMSIGATQVSLASSAPKHRYHPTTQQVDSKAAPASAAQSSASKDKDDEALEAYSDTTSTDSANYDDYDENDNRSVHSRYSLDNYDDPFDFIGSVFGGGALAVMIIFCIIFGLLFVFAPLIIVFLVIRYLIHRHNDRMKLAEMAMEKGINVPESDRPIDKQSDEYLVKRGLRNAFLGAGLCAMFAWWDADFLAGIGALVFFYGIGQTVIGSLPAIKDWWKNRHGDQGTGYNGTPV
- a CDS encoding RNA polymerase sigma factor; translated protein: MEKLSDISLVTKVVMLHDSKSFDLLVRKYQSPIRGFFLRQTLGDAQLSDDLAQDTFVKAYTHLSGFRGTASFSTWLYRIAYNVWYDYTRSHKETQDIDTPAVSGKNAQVANAGLKMDLLKALQILNENERTCITLQLMDGLSIDKIAEVTGMAQGTIKSHLSRGKQKLASYLKQNGYDR
- a CDS encoding DUF5056 domain-containing protein, with the translated sequence MTDKINDKKLESIKGEPLNPQDEELLQMFFSDCQMSEIPDDGFSDRVMQALPALPETDTAMSLVKRQRLEHLWTAACVAAGIIIAVVCQGWEQIQGWLFSMKIDFLLSGSRALTHVADSIAHSQNLLMVLAGIVVLIMVWGYNELADARQ